A window of the Butyricimonas faecalis genome harbors these coding sequences:
- a CDS encoding RelA/SpoT family protein: protein MTETTTLATIQQKYRSLLKSCKNLISAEDIRLVRKAFDTAMSSEANAQVVTEEDIHRLLDTGLIITSEIGLGRTSIICLMLHRAIASGALKIEQVKTVFGGKVAQILAGLRDISHIYATHRVVDSENFRKLLLSFAEDVRVQLIFLAEKLYDLRHAESLLPEQQRELARETSYIYIPFAHRLGLYNIKSEMEDLALRYGEPEVYKEISLKLEGTREAREKYINEFIAPIVEEFNNRGIKFKVKWRTKTIASILNKMRKKQVEFEEIYDIFAVRFILDSKGPEEKADCWRAYSIVADKYTPNPQRLRDWISVPKSNGYESLQTTVLGPNNRWVEVQIRTERMDEIAEKGFAAHWKYKGGTADKAIEEWLTELREILESSEVGAMDMLDDIKINLQDKEVHVFTPAGDLKTLPAGATLLDFAYAIHTAVGSRCVGGKVNQRNETLRYVLKNGDQVSILTSNNQQPNADWLNIATTSKARNKIRQFLTEDSRAQATLGKEMLTRRFKNWKLELTDEVIHRLQQHYKYKFAIDLYQAIAEEKLDMAEIKEFITRPKEEERTIATAKEEVQVTPSRPISEDVLLIDRNVDNVVYKFARCCNPVFGDDILGFVSIGEGIKIHRTQCKNALDLQRRYPYRIVQAAWTNAGTTSYQTVLSIVGREDAGMVTKITEVIAKDPKITLRGLSINSSEGLFDGQITVLVSDTEHLSQLISRLKRIPGVMRVYRHDSVKE, encoded by the coding sequence ATGACAGAAACAACGACACTCGCTACGATACAACAAAAATATAGATCTTTATTAAAGTCATGTAAGAATCTGATTTCAGCAGAAGATATTCGTCTCGTGCGCAAAGCTTTCGATACGGCAATGAGTAGCGAGGCAAATGCTCAAGTAGTTACTGAAGAAGATATTCATCGTTTACTGGATACCGGATTAATTATCACGTCCGAAATCGGGTTAGGGAGAACTTCTATTATTTGTTTGATGTTACACCGGGCAATAGCGTCCGGCGCCTTGAAAATAGAACAGGTAAAAACGGTATTTGGAGGAAAAGTGGCTCAAATATTAGCCGGTTTGCGAGATATAAGCCATATTTACGCCACTCACCGGGTGGTGGATTCCGAGAACTTCAGGAAATTACTGCTGAGTTTTGCCGAGGATGTACGGGTGCAGTTGATTTTTCTGGCGGAAAAATTGTATGACTTGCGACATGCCGAGAGTTTACTTCCGGAACAACAACGGGAATTAGCTCGTGAGACCAGTTATATTTATATCCCTTTTGCCCATCGTTTAGGTTTGTATAACATCAAATCGGAGATGGAGGACCTCGCTTTGCGTTACGGGGAGCCGGAGGTGTACAAGGAGATTTCTTTAAAGCTGGAGGGAACACGAGAAGCCCGGGAAAAATATATCAATGAGTTTATCGCCCCCATCGTGGAAGAATTCAATAACCGGGGAATTAAATTCAAGGTGAAGTGGCGTACCAAGACAATTGCTTCGATCTTGAACAAGATGCGGAAAAAGCAGGTGGAGTTCGAGGAAATCTATGACATATTTGCGGTTCGTTTTATATTGGATAGTAAGGGACCGGAGGAAAAGGCTGATTGTTGGAGGGCTTATTCAATCGTTGCCGACAAGTACACGCCTAATCCTCAGCGATTACGGGACTGGATTTCAGTGCCTAAATCCAACGGTTACGAATCATTGCAGACGACGGTACTCGGTCCTAATAACCGGTGGGTGGAAGTACAGATTCGAACGGAACGGATGGATGAAATTGCAGAAAAGGGATTTGCGGCTCACTGGAAATATAAAGGGGGAACGGCCGACAAGGCCATCGAAGAGTGGCTGACAGAGTTACGGGAGATACTGGAGAGTTCGGAAGTCGGGGCGATGGATATGCTGGACGATATTAAAATTAATCTGCAAGATAAGGAGGTACACGTGTTTACCCCGGCAGGAGATTTGAAAACGTTACCGGCAGGAGCGACATTACTTGATTTTGCTTACGCTATCCACACGGCCGTGGGATCCCGTTGCGTGGGCGGAAAGGTAAATCAACGTAACGAGACATTGCGCTACGTGTTGAAGAACGGGGATCAAGTATCTATCCTGACCTCGAACAATCAACAACCGAATGCCGATTGGTTGAATATTGCCACGACTTCAAAGGCCCGTAACAAGATCCGTCAGTTTCTTACCGAAGATTCGAGGGCTCAGGCCACGTTGGGTAAGGAAATGTTGACTCGTCGATTTAAGAATTGGAAGTTAGAGTTGACGGATGAAGTGATTCATCGTTTGCAGCAGCATTATAAATACAAGTTTGCTATCGATCTTTACCAGGCGATTGCCGAAGAGAAGTTGGATATGGCGGAGATCAAGGAGTTTATTACTCGCCCGAAAGAGGAGGAGCGTACGATTGCCACCGCGAAGGAGGAGGTGCAGGTTACCCCGTCCCGCCCGATTAGCGAAGACGTGTTGTTGATCGATCGGAACGTGGATAACGTGGTGTACAAGTTTGCTCGTTGCTGCAATCCGGTATTCGGGGATGATATTTTAGGATTCGTTTCTATTGGTGAAGGGATTAAGATTCATAGGACCCAATGTAAGAATGCTCTTGATTTGCAACGTCGCTATCCATACCGGATCGTGCAGGCTGCTTGGACTAACGCCGGTACGACTTCTTACCAGACGGTGTTGAGTATCGTGGGACGTGAAGATGCGGGAATGGTAACCAAGATTACCGAAGTGATTGCCAAGGACCCGAAGATCACGTTACGAGGATTATCCATTAACTCGAGTGAGGGGTTATTTGATGGACAAATCACCGTATTGGTTAGTGATACGGAACATTTGTCACAATTGATTTCCCGGTTGAAACGTATACCGGGAGTGATGCGGGTATATCGTCATGATTCTGTGAAGGAGTAG
- a CDS encoding amino acid ABC transporter substrate-binding protein, which translates to MVRFVLVCLLLGLTANVGAQEIKIEKSTEKIVYQGKSYYLHTVKAKETLFSICKAYGVSVDEVKVLNDKKENALSIGEVLRIPVVEPFKSIDDKFYYHRMKPKETLYSLSRKFNIKMKRILKDNPEYDVSRPIAEGSVVKLALKQIDRNVLEAELRWEKRQAKEIQQVRSEEMEKYEESYPNTFPPARDSLEGMEQQAVGDTLFIVPDIAHEQRHVKVALMLPLYVKENKLPLSEEEIPVDTLGVNIRNERWRLSSRTEPFLQFYQGVLMAVDSLKRLGYTIELHVYDTERDPNTVQSLVGELNLLSPDLIIGPVYPNTYKAVAEQLGNRTIPMIFPLSSRGGDSLRFPNFVQLNTSTASLVEEMADWIVANGAQAHLINIIPDGGARAGDESRLTNLVQNRLQENGMSDMTNCQWRPQMHLDSLRKIMKPGVENIILFPTINEAAASRTLPVLSALADQFRITVIGFPDWLKFTSIDEEVLFKLNVKMMTNSYVDYQGDVAKKFSAKHRNYFYSEPSNVANRAFDMVMCFIPLVDAERGNTLNALREKDISGAFTRFRFHPASGLDGLENRGLYLLNYNRNFEIIVKPIIK; encoded by the coding sequence ATGGTAAGATTCGTTTTAGTATGCTTGTTGCTGGGATTGACGGCGAATGTCGGAGCACAAGAAATCAAGATAGAGAAATCGACAGAGAAAATCGTGTATCAAGGAAAGTCCTATTATCTTCATACGGTGAAAGCCAAGGAGACGCTTTTTTCCATATGTAAGGCTTATGGCGTCTCTGTGGATGAAGTGAAAGTATTAAATGATAAAAAAGAGAATGCCCTTTCGATCGGGGAGGTGTTGAGGATTCCTGTGGTGGAACCGTTTAAATCCATTGATGATAAATTTTATTATCACCGGATGAAACCGAAAGAGACATTATATTCTCTTTCCCGGAAGTTTAATATCAAAATGAAACGGATTCTGAAAGATAATCCGGAGTACGACGTAAGTCGACCCATTGCAGAAGGTTCTGTCGTGAAATTAGCATTGAAGCAGATAGACCGAAACGTGTTGGAAGCTGAATTACGTTGGGAAAAACGTCAGGCGAAAGAAATACAACAAGTTCGGAGTGAAGAGATGGAAAAGTACGAGGAAAGTTATCCGAATACATTCCCGCCAGCCCGGGATTCATTGGAAGGAATGGAGCAGCAGGCGGTGGGCGATACCCTGTTTATTGTTCCCGATATTGCTCACGAGCAACGCCACGTGAAGGTTGCTCTTATGTTACCTTTGTACGTGAAAGAAAACAAGTTGCCCTTGTCCGAGGAGGAAATCCCGGTGGACACGCTGGGGGTAAATATACGGAACGAACGATGGCGTTTATCTTCTCGTACAGAACCTTTCCTACAATTTTATCAGGGAGTGCTGATGGCCGTGGATAGTTTGAAACGGCTGGGATACACGATCGAATTGCATGTCTATGACACGGAACGTGATCCCAATACAGTGCAAAGTTTGGTAGGGGAATTGAATTTGTTATCTCCGGATCTAATTATCGGTCCCGTGTACCCGAACACCTATAAGGCAGTTGCCGAACAATTAGGAAACCGGACGATTCCGATGATATTCCCGCTTTCTTCGCGGGGAGGCGATTCGCTTCGTTTCCCGAATTTCGTACAATTGAATACCTCTACGGCTTCTCTAGTGGAAGAGATGGCGGACTGGATTGTCGCGAATGGAGCACAGGCTCATCTGATAAATATCATTCCGGACGGAGGAGCCCGCGCCGGGGATGAGAGTCGTTTGACAAATCTGGTACAGAATCGTTTACAGGAGAACGGGATGAGTGATATGACAAATTGTCAATGGCGCCCTCAAATGCATTTGGATTCATTACGCAAGATCATGAAGCCGGGTGTAGAAAATATTATTTTATTTCCAACGATAAACGAGGCTGCGGCTAGCCGGACGTTGCCTGTACTGTCTGCATTGGCTGATCAGTTCCGGATCACGGTAATCGGTTTCCCCGATTGGTTGAAGTTTACTTCTATTGACGAGGAAGTGCTCTTTAAGTTAAATGTGAAAATGATGACGAATAGTTACGTGGATTATCAAGGTGACGTGGCTAAGAAGTTTTCCGCGAAACATCGGAATTATTTTTATTCGGAACCGAGTAATGTGGCAAATCGGGCATTTGATATGGTGATGTGTTTTATTCCTTTGGTAGATGCAGAACGGGGAAACACGCTGAATGCGTTACGGGAAAAGGATATAAGCGGGGCATTTACCCGATTCCGGTTTCATCCCGCGAGTGGATTGGATGGTTTGGAAAATCGGGGATTATACTTGCTTAATTATAACCGGAACTTTGAGATTATCGTGAAACCGATAATAAAATAA
- a CDS encoding PASTA domain-containing protein: MGFLKKGHIIVLLINIAIACIVLFLIGYIVLKRLDKYTNHGYYITVPELRGFTPDEAESFAKDKNLQILVIDSIYDNHAKPGTIVEQFPSPNAHVKNNRAIQLTINANAPEKIIFPNLRNVAFRQSLQRLKNLGINVGRIEYAPSNFKNLVLDFKYKGNIIEPNSLIQKGETVDIVLGNGNTSNDQVAIPLLVGKTLAEAKALLLRAFLNVGEILPDNTVKSGADQSTAIVYQQMPEFEENMTMKMGGDITLYLTKDKEKIMALDSLSIEEQQP; encoded by the coding sequence ATGGGTTTCTTAAAAAAAGGACATATCATCGTGTTATTGATCAACATAGCCATAGCCTGCATCGTGTTGTTCCTGATCGGGTATATCGTGCTGAAGCGATTGGATAAATACACGAATCATGGTTACTATATCACAGTTCCGGAACTCCGGGGATTCACTCCCGACGAGGCGGAATCTTTCGCCAAGGACAAGAATTTGCAAATCCTTGTCATCGATTCGATCTATGACAACCATGCCAAACCGGGAACCATCGTGGAACAATTCCCGTCACCGAATGCCCACGTGAAGAACAACCGGGCCATTCAACTGACCATCAATGCCAATGCTCCGGAAAAAATCATCTTCCCAAACCTTCGTAACGTGGCCTTCCGCCAATCCTTACAACGATTGAAGAACTTGGGTATCAACGTCGGGAGGATCGAATATGCTCCTTCCAATTTCAAAAACCTGGTACTTGATTTTAAATACAAGGGAAATATCATCGAACCCAACAGTTTGATACAAAAGGGAGAAACGGTGGATATCGTACTCGGAAATGGAAATACGTCCAACGACCAGGTAGCTATCCCATTATTAGTGGGAAAAACTCTGGCAGAAGCAAAAGCATTGCTATTACGAGCATTCTTGAATGTAGGAGAAATCTTACCCGACAACACGGTTAAAAGCGGGGCAGACCAATCCACGGCAATTGTATACCAACAAATGCCTGAATTTGAAGAGAACATGACCATGAAGATGGGGGGAGATATCACGCTTTACCTCACAAAAGATAAAGAAAAAATAATGGCATTGGACTCCCTGTCCATTGAGGAGCAACAACCATGA
- a CDS encoding RluA family pseudouridine synthase → MIEEEVEDLEELGEDEPEQEQEMYEHFRLEVDPGQNLLRIDRFLVDRLPNVSRTKIQEAAEAQCVLVNNKPVKSNYRVKPKDIVTLMLPHPKREIRVIPEDIPLNIVYEDDYLLVINKEPGMVVHPSYGHYTGTLVNALAWHLKGNPLFKENDPRPGLVHRIDKDTSGLLVIAKTEEAKTKLASQFFHKTSSRKYVAVCWGNLENDNGTIIGNIGRSISNRKIMGVFPEGSDYGKHAVTHYHVLERLGYVNVVECVLETGRTHQIRAHFKSIRHPLFNDPEYGGNEILKGTTFTKYKQFVQNCFALCPRQALHAKTLGFEHPGTGEWMDFNSEIPQDMQQLIEKWRGYVANRELEDME, encoded by the coding sequence ATGATAGAAGAAGAAGTAGAAGATTTGGAAGAACTGGGCGAGGACGAACCGGAACAAGAACAGGAAATGTATGAACATTTCCGTCTGGAAGTTGATCCCGGCCAGAATTTATTACGTATCGACCGATTCTTGGTCGATCGGTTACCCAACGTATCCCGCACTAAAATTCAAGAAGCCGCGGAAGCTCAATGCGTGCTAGTCAATAATAAACCGGTAAAATCCAATTACCGCGTGAAACCCAAAGACATTGTCACCTTAATGCTTCCCCACCCGAAACGGGAAATACGAGTCATTCCGGAAGATATTCCACTAAACATCGTGTACGAAGACGACTATCTGCTGGTCATTAACAAAGAACCGGGCATGGTGGTACATCCTTCCTACGGGCATTACACGGGGACGCTTGTAAACGCTTTGGCATGGCACTTGAAAGGAAATCCGTTATTCAAAGAAAACGACCCCCGTCCCGGACTGGTCCACCGAATAGACAAGGATACTTCCGGACTGCTGGTTATTGCCAAAACGGAAGAAGCAAAAACCAAGCTGGCTTCCCAATTTTTTCATAAAACATCCAGCCGGAAATACGTGGCCGTGTGCTGGGGAAACTTGGAAAATGACAACGGGACAATTATCGGTAATATCGGGAGGAGCATCTCCAACCGGAAAATCATGGGTGTATTCCCGGAAGGAAGCGACTACGGTAAACACGCCGTGACCCACTACCACGTGTTGGAACGCCTGGGGTACGTGAATGTCGTGGAATGCGTGTTGGAGACCGGACGAACCCATCAAATTCGGGCTCATTTCAAATCAATCAGACATCCGCTATTCAATGATCCTGAATACGGCGGCAATGAAATACTGAAAGGCACCACCTTCACAAAGTATAAACAATTCGTGCAGAATTGTTTTGCTCTCTGTCCCCGTCAAGCTTTACATGCCAAGACCCTCGGTTTTGAACATCCGGGAACGGGAGAATGGATGGACTTCAATTCCGAAATACCACAAGACATGCAACAGCTCATTGAAAAATGGCGAGGCTACGTGGCAAACCGGGAATTGGAAGACATGGAATAA
- a CDS encoding NCS2 family permease yields MILKKLFGFDPSVMKVKTEVMAGITTFLTMSYILAVNPDILSAASMDRGAVFTATALAASIATLLMAILAKLPFALAPGMGLNAFFAFTLVQGMGYSWESALAAVFVEGVVFILLTAFNIRELIVNAIPETLRHAMSVGIGLFIAFLGLQKAGLIVADPVTFVSLGEFTPSTLLAVGGIIIGGVLVARRVKGALFYAIVAVTLLSIPLGITRIPEGFSLVSMPHSLEPVFFKLDFHSLLSPNMLIAIFSLVFMDIFDTLGTLVGTANKVGMVKPDGSIPKLNPAMMADAVGTTVGALLGTSTTTTYAESTAGIAEGGRSGLTAAVVSGLFIVALFFAPFFLLVPGIATAGVLVIVGSFMFDAVKKIHFDDITEAFPAFVTIIMMPLTYSIAEGIVLGVLTYVLLKLLAGKYRELNLTICILSILCILKYVFI; encoded by the coding sequence ATGATATTAAAAAAACTTTTTGGATTTGATCCCAGTGTGATGAAGGTGAAGACCGAGGTCATGGCTGGGATCACTACTTTTTTAACGATGTCGTATATTCTTGCTGTGAATCCGGATATTCTTTCGGCGGCATCGATGGATCGGGGGGCTGTGTTCACGGCCACGGCTTTGGCGGCATCTATTGCCACGCTGCTGATGGCTATTTTGGCAAAATTACCTTTCGCTTTGGCTCCGGGTATGGGATTGAACGCTTTTTTTGCTTTCACGTTGGTGCAGGGTATGGGATATTCTTGGGAGAGTGCCTTGGCGGCTGTTTTTGTCGAGGGGGTAGTGTTTATCCTGTTGACCGCGTTTAATATACGAGAATTGATCGTGAATGCTATTCCCGAAACCTTGAGACACGCCATGTCCGTGGGAATTGGTTTGTTTATTGCCTTTTTAGGATTACAAAAGGCGGGGTTGATCGTGGCTGATCCTGTCACATTTGTTTCTTTGGGCGAGTTTACTCCATCAACGTTGTTGGCCGTGGGTGGAATTATTATCGGCGGAGTGTTGGTTGCCCGGAGAGTGAAAGGGGCTCTTTTTTACGCGATTGTGGCGGTCACGTTGTTAAGTATTCCTTTGGGGATAACCCGGATACCGGAAGGCTTTTCTTTAGTATCGATGCCTCATTCTCTGGAACCGGTCTTTTTCAAATTGGATTTTCATTCTTTGTTGTCCCCGAATATGTTGATTGCGATTTTCTCGCTCGTGTTCATGGATATTTTTGATACTTTGGGAACATTGGTTGGTACGGCAAATAAAGTGGGGATGGTGAAACCGGATGGGAGTATTCCCAAGTTGAATCCTGCGATGATGGCGGATGCAGTGGGAACGACTGTCGGGGCTTTACTCGGGACATCAACTACCACGACTTACGCTGAAAGTACTGCCGGTATTGCCGAGGGTGGACGTTCCGGTTTGACAGCCGCTGTAGTTAGCGGGTTGTTCATTGTCGCTCTGTTCTTTGCTCCGTTCTTTTTGTTGGTTCCGGGTATTGCTACGGCCGGGGTATTGGTGATCGTGGGGAGTTTTATGTTTGACGCGGTGAAGAAAATACATTTTGATGATATAACCGAGGCTTTTCCTGCTTTCGTGACGATTATTATGATGCCTTTGACTTATTCGATTGCCGAGGGGATTGTGTTGGGAGTATTGACTTACGTGTTGCTTAAATTGTTAGCAGGTAAATATCGAGAGTTGAATCTTACGATATGTATACTCTCGATATTGTGTATTTTGAAATACGTGTTTATCTAG
- the ychF gene encoding redox-regulated ATPase YchF, with amino-acid sequence MGLQCGIVGLPNVGKSTLFNCLSNAKAQSANFPFCTIEPNVGVITVPDERLNKLVELVQPQNVVPAVVEIVDIAGLVKGASKGEGLGNKFLSNIRETDAIIHVLRCFDDNNIVHVDGNVDPIRDKETIDTELQLKDLETVENRLAKEEKKAQTGGDAKAKRLVEVLHLYKDALVQGKSARSVQLNDLQQEAAKELMLLTNKPILYVCNVDEASVVTGNKYVDAVREAVKDEGAEVLVIGAAIEADIAELDTYEEKQLFLQDLGLEEAGVNKLIRTAYKLLNLRTYFTAGPKEVRAWTFKNGMKAPQTAGIIHTDFEKGFIRAEVIKYEDFIALGSEAKCKEAGKMSVEGKEYVVQDGDMMNFRFNV; translated from the coding sequence ATGGGTTTACAATGTGGAATAGTTGGTTTACCAAACGTGGGAAAATCGACATTATTTAATTGTTTGAGCAATGCGAAGGCACAATCGGCAAATTTCCCTTTTTGTACGATAGAGCCGAACGTGGGGGTGATTACCGTGCCGGATGAACGACTGAATAAATTGGTCGAGCTGGTACAACCTCAAAACGTGGTACCAGCCGTGGTGGAGATTGTGGATATTGCCGGATTAGTGAAAGGCGCCAGCAAAGGTGAAGGGTTGGGAAATAAATTTTTATCCAATATCCGGGAAACGGATGCAATTATTCACGTGTTGCGTTGTTTTGACGATAATAATATCGTGCACGTGGATGGTAATGTTGATCCGATTCGTGACAAGGAGACGATTGATACCGAGTTGCAGTTAAAAGACTTGGAAACGGTGGAAAACCGTTTGGCAAAAGAGGAAAAGAAAGCCCAGACCGGAGGAGATGCAAAGGCGAAACGTTTGGTCGAGGTGTTGCACTTATATAAGGATGCGTTGGTGCAGGGGAAATCTGCTCGTTCCGTGCAATTGAACGATTTGCAGCAGGAGGCAGCGAAGGAGTTGATGTTGCTGACGAATAAACCGATTTTGTATGTTTGTAACGTGGACGAGGCTTCCGTCGTGACGGGAAACAAATACGTGGATGCCGTTCGGGAAGCCGTGAAGGACGAGGGGGCAGAAGTGTTGGTGATCGGTGCTGCCATCGAGGCGGATATTGCAGAACTGGATACGTACGAGGAGAAACAGTTGTTCTTGCAGGATCTGGGACTGGAGGAAGCCGGGGTGAATAAATTGATTCGTACGGCTTACAAGTTATTGAATTTGCGTACTTATTTCACGGCAGGACCGAAGGAAGTGAGAGCATGGACTTTCAAGAACGGGATGAAAGCCCCACAGACCGCGGGGATTATCCACACGGATTTCGAGAAAGGTTTTATCCGTGCAGAAGTGATCAAATACGAAGATTTTATTGCTTTGGGGTCTGAGGCGAAATGTAAGGAAGCCGGGAAAATGTCTGTGGAAGGAAAGGAGTATGTGGTGCAGGACGGGGATATGATGAACTTCCGCTTTAACGTGTAA